One Gelria sp. Kuro-4 DNA segment encodes these proteins:
- a CDS encoding DctP family TRAP transporter solute-binding subunit has protein sequence MKRQVVLIAVGLLIAAVALAGCGGQGPTGQGGNAPAGQGQATGSVVIKYAVVGPDEHPYTIMATKFKELVEAKTNGQVQVTIFPNAQLGSEREMAEGVRMGTIQMTTVTTDGTLPAWVPELQIFSLPYLFRDRDHAYKVMDGDIGKELGDKLLAQGLRSLGFCELGWRHFTNNVRPILKPEDAQGLKIRVQEAKVWFGLVKALGATPTPIPFGELYTALQQRTVDGEENPVATIRSMKFYEVQKYLTLDGHTYSPGSVLINSKFYDGLSPDIQKAIQDSATEAILYQRQVIAQKETEDLQFLKDKGMEVAEPDRNAFVEVTKNVPEEVADMVPLELVDRVRNTK, from the coding sequence GTGAAGCGCCAGGTTGTACTTATAGCAGTGGGTCTCTTGATCGCCGCCGTGGCCTTAGCAGGTTGTGGTGGACAAGGCCCGACCGGGCAGGGCGGAAACGCTCCGGCAGGTCAAGGGCAAGCCACGGGAAGCGTGGTAATCAAGTATGCCGTTGTCGGCCCCGACGAACATCCGTACACCATCATGGCAACTAAGTTCAAAGAGTTGGTAGAGGCAAAAACTAATGGCCAGGTACAAGTGACCATCTTCCCCAACGCCCAGCTCGGCAGCGAGCGGGAAATGGCTGAAGGTGTGCGCATGGGCACCATCCAGATGACCACCGTCACCACCGACGGCACGCTCCCCGCTTGGGTTCCAGAGCTACAGATCTTCAGCCTCCCTTATCTCTTCCGCGACCGTGATCACGCCTACAAGGTAATGGACGGCGACATCGGCAAGGAATTGGGCGATAAACTCCTGGCCCAAGGGCTGCGTTCACTCGGGTTCTGTGAACTTGGCTGGCGGCATTTCACAAACAACGTACGGCCCATTTTGAAACCGGAAGATGCCCAAGGTCTTAAGATTCGTGTACAGGAGGCCAAGGTTTGGTTCGGTCTGGTGAAGGCTCTGGGGGCGACCCCGACTCCCATTCCCTTCGGTGAGCTCTACACTGCGCTCCAGCAGCGGACCGTCGATGGAGAGGAAAACCCCGTGGCAACAATCCGTTCGATGAAGTTTTATGAAGTGCAGAAGTACCTCACCCTGGATGGCCATACCTACTCGCCCGGCAGCGTGCTTATTAACTCTAAGTTCTATGATGGACTCAGCCCTGACATCCAGAAAGCCATTCAGGATTCAGCCACCGAAGCCATTCTTTATCAACGTCAGGTTATTGCGCAGAAAGAAACAGAAGACCTCCAGTTCCTCAAGGACAAAGGAATGGAGGTTGCGGAACCGGACCGCAATGCCTTTGTAGAAGTCACGAAAAACGTCCCCGAAGAAGTTGCCGACATGGTACCGCTTGAGCTAGTCGACCGCGTGCGCAACACCAAGTAG
- a CDS encoding DUF2848 family protein has protein sequence MQQLSFTIARPQRPPETIVYPVSLILCLGFAGRDQDKVREHIRELEAIGVECPAKTPVIYPAGGLLATTDSVIQVVGGETGPEVEFVFLPYQRRLLVGLASDQTDRSLEKTSIYKSKQICPKPLSNILWDYEDLTDHWDKLVLRGWVGPEGQETLYQDSPASALLPVPTLLEHVRQEYPNLEGAVILSGTVPTLGGLATPARFTALLHDPVLGREIRLTYGVQDLLAR, from the coding sequence ATGCAGCAATTATCCTTTACCATCGCACGGCCGCAGCGCCCACCGGAAACCATCGTCTACCCGGTAAGCCTGATCCTGTGTCTCGGTTTCGCCGGCCGGGATCAAGACAAGGTACGCGAACATATCCGTGAACTGGAAGCAATCGGCGTTGAATGTCCGGCCAAAACACCGGTGATTTATCCGGCAGGCGGTCTGCTTGCCACCACGGACAGCGTCATTCAAGTAGTCGGCGGCGAGACCGGCCCGGAGGTGGAGTTCGTCTTTCTCCCCTACCAAAGGCGCCTGCTGGTCGGCCTGGCCAGCGACCAGACCGACCGCAGTTTGGAAAAAACGAGCATCTACAAATCCAAGCAGATTTGCCCCAAACCGCTTAGTAACATCCTCTGGGACTATGAGGATCTAACCGATCATTGGGATAAGTTGGTTCTTCGCGGCTGGGTAGGGCCGGAAGGGCAAGAGACGTTATACCAAGACAGCCCGGCCAGTGCCCTCCTGCCGGTGCCAACCCTTCTGGAACATGTACGCCAAGAGTATCCCAATCTTGAAGGCGCCGTCATCCTTTCTGGAACAGTACCAACCCTCGGTGGGCTGGCGACACCTGCACGGTTTACCGCGCTCTTGCACGACCCGGTATTGGGGCGGGAAATTCGGCTCACCTACGGGGTGCAGGACCTCCTGGCCAGGTAA
- a CDS encoding carbon-nitrogen family hydrolase produces the protein MSQLRVSVIQMQVELGEKERNLAHAAELIARAAKDEPDVLLLPETFNVGFFPTDLAAHADAAEEGESRQLLSGLAREHRVNIVGGSVVRFGLDGEVRNTTYVFNRVGQEVARYDKIHLFSPSGEKDRFAAGTTPSLFTLEGISLASIICYDLRFPELVRGLALAGAQVLFVPAEWPHPRVEHWRTLLRARAIENQFFVVACNACGPVGNLVNSGHSAVIDPWGEVLVEAGEEEVILSVNLNLDSVAEVRRRIAVFADRRPEVYAPAPQCK, from the coding sequence ATGTCACAACTGAGAGTCAGCGTGATCCAGATGCAGGTCGAGTTGGGTGAGAAAGAGCGCAACCTGGCGCACGCCGCTGAGCTGATCGCGCGCGCGGCCAAGGACGAACCGGATGTGCTTCTGCTCCCGGAGACATTCAACGTGGGCTTCTTCCCCACTGACTTGGCGGCCCATGCCGACGCCGCCGAAGAAGGAGAGAGCCGCCAGCTGCTGTCCGGGCTGGCGCGCGAGCACCGGGTGAACATTGTCGGCGGTTCGGTGGTACGCTTCGGCCTGGACGGCGAGGTGCGCAACACCACCTACGTTTTTAACCGCGTGGGGCAGGAGGTGGCTCGCTACGACAAGATTCATCTCTTCTCCCCCTCGGGGGAAAAGGACCGGTTCGCCGCCGGGACCACCCCTTCGCTCTTCACCCTGGAGGGCATTTCTCTGGCCAGCATCATCTGCTACGACCTGCGCTTTCCTGAACTTGTGCGTGGCCTGGCCCTGGCCGGTGCCCAGGTGCTCTTTGTCCCGGCGGAGTGGCCGCACCCGCGGGTGGAGCACTGGCGCACGCTCTTACGAGCCCGGGCCATCGAGAACCAGTTCTTTGTGGTCGCCTGCAACGCCTGCGGGCCGGTAGGCAACCTGGTCAACTCCGGTCACTCCGCGGTCATCGACCCCTGGGGCGAGGTCCTGGTGGAAGCAGGAGAAGAGGAGGTGATCCTGAGCGTCAACCTGAACCTGGACAGCGTCGCAGAGGTGCGCCGCCGCATCGCTGTCTTTGCCGACCGCCGGCCGGAAGTGTATGCTCCCGCACCGCAATGCAAGTAA
- a CDS encoding GntR family transcriptional regulator yields the protein MGQDPAYRSSKEKAYKLIKQAIITRAFAPGQFLSENELSNSFGVSRTPIREALQALEVEGFVTLIPHKGAQVAEISLKDLDEVYELRLVLERLAGQKLIERSNEICLQQMTDVLGVQTELAQRHQSVEFIAADREFHLALVRAAGNERLYRFYDSLRDHLLRLGLEAIQTPGRMAQVLVEHQAILAGLKEGSYAKFNDAITAHLSITKLAVGKNLPNLWRP from the coding sequence ATGGGCCAAGACCCTGCTTACCGTTCGTCTAAAGAAAAGGCCTATAAGCTCATCAAGCAGGCCATAATCACCCGGGCTTTCGCCCCTGGTCAGTTTTTAAGTGAAAATGAACTCTCTAATTCATTCGGCGTCAGCCGGACGCCCATTCGTGAAGCCCTGCAGGCCTTGGAGGTTGAAGGTTTCGTAACGCTCATCCCGCACAAAGGAGCGCAAGTGGCCGAGATTTCCCTGAAAGACTTGGATGAAGTGTACGAACTAAGGTTGGTGCTGGAGCGCTTGGCCGGGCAGAAGCTGATCGAGCGCAGCAACGAAATCTGCCTGCAGCAAATGACCGACGTCCTGGGTGTGCAGACAGAGCTGGCGCAACGGCACCAGTCGGTGGAATTCATCGCGGCCGACCGGGAGTTTCACCTGGCCCTGGTGCGCGCAGCCGGCAATGAACGCCTCTACCGCTTTTACGACAGTTTGCGCGATCACCTGTTGCGCCTCGGGCTGGAAGCCATCCAGACACCTGGTCGCATGGCCCAAGTACTGGTTGAGCACCAGGCCATTCTTGCCGGGTTGAAGGAGGGGTCGTACGCCAAGTTCAACGATGCCATAACGGCTCACCTGAGTATCACCAAGCTGGCGGTGGGCAAGAACCTGCCGAACCTGTGGCGCCCCTAG
- a CDS encoding APC family permease — MSNAKIAELASLDTELKRELGLWEGVSIIGGIMIGSGIFFLGSFVLQRSQLAPGLALLAWLAGGIITLLAGLCYAELGASIPRAGGAYVYLREAYGPLFGFLQGWTAFFVSASGSISALAVAFATYFSAVVPLSPFGIKMLAIGTIIFLTIINALGVKLGGQVQNVLMVAKLLPIVIIIAAGLIFGSAGNTMTVFPGGAGLISSFGMALIASLWAYEGWSNVNTIAEEIKNPQRNLPLALLIAIGGVTAIYVLFNFALLKVLPAAAIAEDAKPAAAAAKLIFGPWGASLVTLGALISIFGSTNGCVLVFPRMYYAMAKDGLFFPLFTEVHPRYRTPIPSLIASAVVAIILLYTGTFQQLTTMVVFAGWVFYTLTIVSIFILRKKYPDLPRPYKVWGYPVVPVLSVLTSLFLLINCLKEDPRSSLFGLVIPALGVPAYYWFKTAQARREARLAAEGVASGHE; from the coding sequence ATGAGCAATGCCAAGATTGCCGAGCTTGCCAGCTTGGACACGGAGCTCAAGCGGGAGTTGGGCCTCTGGGAAGGCGTTTCCATCATCGGCGGCATCATGATCGGCTCCGGCATTTTCTTCCTGGGTTCCTTTGTGCTGCAGCGCTCGCAATTGGCACCGGGGCTGGCGCTCCTCGCTTGGCTGGCGGGCGGCATTATTACGCTGCTGGCCGGTCTCTGTTACGCCGAGCTGGGCGCCTCCATCCCGCGGGCGGGCGGCGCCTATGTTTACCTGCGCGAGGCGTACGGGCCGCTCTTTGGCTTCCTCCAGGGCTGGACGGCCTTCTTTGTCTCGGCGTCCGGTTCCATCAGCGCCCTGGCGGTGGCCTTCGCCACCTATTTCAGCGCCGTTGTGCCCCTCAGCCCCTTTGGCATCAAGATGCTCGCCATCGGCACCATCATTTTCCTTACTATCATCAACGCCCTGGGCGTTAAGCTGGGCGGGCAGGTGCAAAACGTCCTCATGGTGGCGAAGCTGCTGCCCATCGTCATCATCATCGCTGCGGGCCTTATCTTCGGCTCTGCCGGCAACACCATGACGGTCTTCCCCGGCGGCGCGGGCCTCATAAGCTCCTTCGGCATGGCCCTCATCGCCTCGCTCTGGGCTTACGAGGGCTGGAGCAACGTCAACACCATCGCTGAGGAAATCAAGAACCCGCAGCGCAACCTGCCGCTGGCCCTGCTCATCGCCATCGGCGGCGTTACGGCGATTTACGTTCTTTTCAACTTCGCGCTCCTCAAAGTGCTTCCTGCGGCTGCCATTGCCGAGGACGCCAAGCCGGCGGCCGCGGCGGCCAAACTCATCTTCGGCCCCTGGGGGGCTTCCCTGGTAACCCTGGGCGCACTCATCTCCATCTTCGGCTCCACCAACGGCTGCGTGCTGGTATTCCCGCGCATGTACTACGCCATGGCAAAAGACGGGCTCTTCTTCCCGCTCTTTACCGAAGTGCACCCGCGCTACCGCACGCCCATCCCATCGCTTATCGCCTCGGCGGTTGTAGCGATCATCCTTCTTTACACCGGAACCTTCCAGCAGCTCACCACCATGGTGGTATTCGCCGGCTGGGTGTTCTACACCCTCACCATCGTTTCGATCTTCATCCTGCGCAAGAAGTATCCCGACCTGCCGCGGCCCTATAAAGTTTGGGGGTACCCGGTGGTGCCGGTCCTCTCCGTGCTCACCTCGCTTTTCCTTTTGATCAATTGTCTCAAAGAGGATCCGCGTTCCTCGCTTTTCGGCCTGGTGATCCCGGCCCTGGGCGTGCCGGCCTACTACTGGTTTAAGACGGCCCAGGCGCGGCGCGAGGCACGCCTGGCGG